One part of the Chryseobacterium sp. 7 genome encodes these proteins:
- a CDS encoding vancomycin high temperature exclusion protein, producing the protein MKKIIKNIFKIFLLLLVAGIIFIAWANYSIKKDSEPFVSYNIADVPEAKTGLLLGTGKVLSDGSPNAYFYNRIKAAADLFKSRKIQYIIVSGDNSTKDYNEPEDMQLALMQNGVPQDKIIMDHAGFRTLDSVVRAKDIFSQTKLIIISQKFHNERAVFLARKNGMEAFGYNAADVNKYAGLKTNLREYLAKAKAYWDLLFGVEPKFGGEKIVIP; encoded by the coding sequence ATGAAAAAAATAATCAAAAATATTTTTAAAATTTTCCTGCTTCTTCTTGTTGCAGGAATTATTTTTATTGCCTGGGCAAATTACAGCATTAAAAAGGACAGCGAACCGTTTGTTTCCTATAATATTGCTGATGTACCGGAAGCAAAAACAGGGTTGTTATTGGGAACCGGAAAAGTACTGAGCGATGGCAGCCCTAACGCTTATTTCTATAACAGAATTAAAGCCGCTGCAGATTTGTTTAAAAGCAGAAAAATACAGTATATCATTGTAAGCGGTGACAACAGTACCAAAGATTATAACGAACCTGAAGACATGCAGCTGGCATTGATGCAGAACGGAGTTCCACAGGATAAAATCATTATGGATCACGCAGGATTCAGAACGCTGGATTCTGTGGTAAGAGCAAAAGATATTTTCAGTCAGACAAAGCTGATCATCATCTCTCAGAAATTTCACAACGAAAGAGCTGTTTTTCTAGCCAGAAAAAATGGAATGGAAGCCTTTGGCTACAATGCAGCGGATGTGAATAAATATGCAGGGTTAAAAACCAATCTGAGAGAGTATCTAGCAAAAGCCAAGGCCTATTGGGATCTTCTTTTTGGTGTAGAACCGAAATTTGGAGGAGAAAAGATTGTAATTCCTTAG
- a CDS encoding lipoprotein signal peptidase, which yields MKKILAITFLVLLIDQASKIYIKTHFNLDDSVTVLPGFKLTFVENPGMAYGFHFGGIIGKYFLVILRIFLIGGMVYMFRKWLKDGASNYLLIPMAVIFAGAIGNLIDGMFYGMIFDSGTVYDPSIDRWIGYGGISKLVPFGHGYSTFMKGCVVDMLHFPLVDWHVPESWPLIGGKHIEFFKYIFNVADSAITVGAAFLLIFRKKAFPNGLEF from the coding sequence ATGAAAAAGATATTAGCCATAACATTTTTGGTATTGTTAATTGACCAGGCTTCAAAAATTTATATCAAAACACATTTTAATCTGGATGATAGTGTAACAGTATTACCAGGTTTTAAACTAACCTTTGTGGAAAACCCGGGGATGGCTTATGGATTTCACTTCGGAGGAATTATAGGAAAATATTTCCTGGTTATCCTGAGAATCTTCCTGATTGGAGGAATGGTTTATATGTTCAGAAAATGGCTGAAAGATGGTGCATCTAACTATCTTTTGATTCCAATGGCGGTAATCTTCGCCGGAGCTATCGGAAACCTAATTGATGGAATGTTCTACGGAATGATTTTCGACAGCGGAACGGTATATGATCCAAGCATCGACCGATGGATTGGTTATGGAGGAATTTCCAAACTTGTACCTTTCGGACACGGATATTCTACCTTTATGAAAGGATGCGTAGTAGATATGCTTCATTTCCCGCTGGTAGACTGGCATGTACCTGAAAGCTGGCCTTTAATTGGCGGAAAACATATTGAATTCTTCAAATATATTTTCAACGTTGCAGATTCTGCCATTACTGTAGGAGCGGCATTCTTATTAATATTCAGAAAAAAAGCCTTCCCGAACGGTCTGGAGTTTTAA
- the metK gene encoding methionine adenosyltransferase: MSYLFTSESVSEGHPDKIADQISDALIDHFLAYDKNSKVACETLVTTGQVVLAGEVKSDAYLDVQTIAREVINGIGYTKGEYMFNGDSCGVISAIHEQSPDINQGVDRAVNDESFEAKANAQGAGDQGMMFGYATNETANYMPLALDLAHTILKELSAIRRENKEIAYLRPDAKSQVTIEYSDDHKPIRIDSIVVSTQHDDFGSEEEMLNKIREDIKNILVPRVVAQQTEEIKALFNDQIKYHINPTGKFVIGGPHGDTGLTGRKIIVDTYGGKGAHGGGAFSGKDPSKVDRSAAYATRHIAKNLVAAGVADEVLVQVSYAIGVAEPCGLYINTYGTAKVDLHDGDIAKKVSEIFDLRPYAIEQNLKLRNPIYQETASYGHMGKEHYIADKTFNKGHKNELTLKGLEFFTWEKLDKVEEIKAVFGI, from the coding sequence ATGTCTTATTTATTTACATCTGAATCCGTTTCAGAAGGACATCCGGATAAAATTGCAGACCAAATTTCCGATGCATTAATCGACCACTTTTTAGCATACGATAAAAACTCAAAAGTAGCATGTGAAACTCTTGTAACTACCGGACAGGTGGTATTGGCAGGAGAAGTAAAATCTGATGCTTACCTGGATGTGCAGACCATTGCCAGAGAAGTAATCAACGGGATTGGCTATACAAAAGGAGAGTATATGTTCAATGGAGATTCTTGTGGAGTAATCTCTGCCATCCATGAGCAGTCACCTGATATCAACCAGGGAGTTGACAGAGCGGTAAATGATGAGTCATTTGAAGCCAAAGCTAATGCACAGGGAGCTGGAGACCAAGGGATGATGTTCGGATATGCTACCAATGAGACGGCTAACTATATGCCTCTTGCGCTAGACCTTGCCCACACAATTCTTAAAGAACTTTCCGCAATCAGAAGAGAGAATAAGGAAATTGCTTATCTTCGTCCAGATGCAAAAAGCCAGGTAACAATTGAGTATTCTGATGATCATAAGCCAATCAGAATTGATTCTATTGTAGTTTCTACTCAGCATGATGATTTCGGAAGCGAAGAAGAGATGTTAAATAAGATTCGTGAGGATATTAAGAATATTCTTGTACCAAGAGTTGTTGCACAACAAACGGAAGAAATCAAAGCTTTATTTAATGATCAGATCAAATATCATATCAATCCTACAGGGAAATTCGTCATCGGAGGACCTCACGGAGATACTGGTCTTACAGGTAGAAAAATCATTGTAGATACTTATGGTGGTAAAGGAGCTCACGGCGGAGGTGCTTTCTCTGGAAAAGATCCTTCTAAAGTGGACAGAAGTGCTGCGTATGCTACAAGACATATTGCTAAAAACTTAGTGGCTGCAGGAGTAGCGGATGAAGTTTTGGTACAGGTTTCTTACGCCATTGGAGTAGCAGAGCCTTGTGGTTTATATATCAACACTTACGGAACTGCAAAAGTAGATCTTCATGACGGAGATATCGCGAAAAAAGTTTCTGAGATTTTTGATTTAAGACCATATGCTATTGAGCAAAACTTAAAATTGAGAAACCCTATTTATCAGGAAACAGCTTCTTACGGACATATGGGTAAAGAGCACTATATAGCTGATAAAACCTTCAACAAAGGACATAAAAATGAGCTTACTTTAAAAGGGCTTGAGTTCTTTACGTGGGAAAAACTAGACAAAGTAGAAGAGATTAAAGCCGTTTTTGGAATTTAA
- a CDS encoding YjjG family noncanonical pyrimidine nucleotidase, translating to MKMQHVFFDLDNTLWDHRRNAYLTIKDLFEKQEITSKYAIDFEEFHSVYHDINEELWEKIRDGIIGKEYLREHRFYDSFKHFGIDNKELALYFEENFLDNIVSHNELVEGAEDVLEYLKAKNYTLHIISNGFQEVTERKCTLSGIAPYFKTITSADAVGVRKPNPRIFEYSLGLSEAKKEESILIGDDWIADAMGAADFGMDAIFFDVYKEDKQREGLKAITHLQQIKEYL from the coding sequence ATGAAAATGCAGCATGTTTTTTTTGACCTGGATAATACACTCTGGGATCATCGCAGAAATGCCTATCTTACCATCAAAGATCTTTTTGAAAAACAGGAAATTACTTCAAAGTATGCTATTGACTTTGAAGAATTTCATTCTGTATATCACGACATTAACGAAGAGTTGTGGGAAAAGATCAGAGACGGAATTATTGGCAAAGAGTACTTGAGAGAGCACCGTTTTTATGATTCATTTAAACATTTTGGAATCGATAATAAAGAGCTTGCCCTTTATTTTGAAGAAAATTTCCTTGATAATATTGTGAGCCATAACGAACTGGTAGAAGGCGCTGAAGATGTTTTGGAATATCTGAAAGCTAAGAATTATACCTTACACATTATTTCCAACGGATTTCAGGAGGTCACAGAAAGGAAGTGTACGCTGTCCGGAATTGCACCTTATTTTAAAACAATTACCAGTGCGGACGCAGTGGGAGTGAGAAAACCTAATCCAAGGATTTTTGAATACTCGTTGGGGCTTTCTGAAGCCAAAAAAGAAGAAAGTATCCTGATTGGAGACGATTGGATTGCAGATGCTATGGGAGCTGCAGACTTTGGAATGGATGCCATCTTCTTTGATGTTTATAAAGAAGATAAGCAAAGGGAAGGCTTAAAAGCTATTACCCATTTACAGCAGATCAAAGAATATCTATAA
- a CDS encoding PepSY-like domain-containing protein encodes MVNWNLINSNGRKISSAQIRKNMVSFLTRNHPCSVIDSIERKYNAYKIQLMSGLCLVFDADGRFVK; translated from the coding sequence ATGGTCAACTGGAATTTAATAAACAGCAACGGAAGAAAGATTTCTTCTGCACAGATTAGAAAAAATATGGTTTCATTTCTGACAAGGAATCATCCTTGCAGCGTAATTGATTCCATCGAAAGAAAATATAATGCTTATAAAATTCAACTGATGAGTGGTTTATGTCTTGTTTTTGATGCAGACGGACGCTTTGTTAAGTAA
- a CDS encoding LysR substrate-binding domain-containing protein has protein sequence MNIQQLEYLIAVDKYKHFGKAAQACFITQPTLSAMIQKFEDELDVKVFDRTTHPIRTTDVGLQIIDQAKVIIESVNELKNKANLLNNILGGTINLGIIPTVSSFILPTEIFKFLEENPKIQMNVKEMTTDNIIKALKAGELDAGIISTPYDTADEFYQDFLFNEELMIYSSNTEANKKNSYIIPEDLNVEKVWLLEEGNCLRNQFENICHLKENTLKPKNLDFLASNIQTLVHMVDKVGGISILPELALSQLSEEQKKNVFRFKKPFPYREISIIYYKPTFKQKIIDELSHSIKTSLELKLNYHESPKEFVSIKPQ, from the coding sequence ATGAACATTCAGCAACTGGAGTATCTTATCGCTGTAGATAAGTATAAACATTTTGGTAAAGCCGCTCAGGCGTGTTTTATTACCCAACCTACGTTAAGTGCCATGATACAGAAATTTGAGGATGAACTGGATGTGAAGGTGTTTGACAGGACTACCCACCCGATTCGTACTACGGATGTAGGGCTTCAGATTATAGATCAGGCTAAAGTCATTATAGAGTCTGTGAATGAACTGAAAAATAAAGCCAACCTTTTGAATAATATTTTAGGAGGTACCATTAATCTTGGAATTATTCCTACTGTTTCTTCTTTCATCCTGCCAACTGAAATTTTCAAATTCCTTGAAGAAAATCCGAAAATCCAGATGAATGTAAAAGAAATGACCACTGATAATATTATCAAAGCTTTAAAGGCCGGAGAACTGGATGCTGGAATTATCTCTACTCCTTATGATACGGCTGACGAGTTTTATCAGGATTTTTTATTCAATGAAGAATTGATGATTTACAGTTCCAATACAGAAGCCAATAAAAAGAATTCTTATATCATTCCGGAAGATCTGAATGTAGAAAAGGTATGGCTGCTGGAAGAAGGAAACTGTCTGAGAAATCAGTTTGAAAATATCTGCCACCTGAAAGAAAATACGTTGAAGCCTAAAAACTTAGACTTCTTAGCTTCCAATATTCAGACTTTAGTTCATATGGTGGATAAAGTAGGGGGGATCAGTATTTTGCCTGAGCTTGCATTGAGCCAGCTTTCTGAAGAGCAGAAGAAAAATGTTTTCAGATTCAAAAAACCTTTCCCTTATCGGGAAATTAGTATTATTTATTATAAACCTACATTTAAACAAAAAATTATTGATGAATTGTCACATTCTATCAAAACTTCTTTAGAACTTAAGCTGAATTATCACGAAAGTCCGAAGGAATTTGTAAGCATTAAGCCTCAGTAA
- a CDS encoding sensor histidine kinase, with protein sequence MKSSLKYYTIKYLIMILLLIIAVWAGLFYAYILDEVHDNVDDGLRDRKIQIIKAVYLNPQLLNNNEFGFNEFKINPIKAEEYQNKSRLYNKMYYMEYDDKDQPYRVLEADFIDQFKKQQRLVIRTSTVEEDELIYDLTTALIVLYILLVISIVAVNGYLLNKAMRPFYRILDKLKKYQFGIPFSQEKQTYKITEFEELNVEINEMIERNELVFYQQKQFIENASHELQTPLAIVINKIDLMIQNDDLDKKNLTFLTEVKNDLRRMVGLNKSLLMLSKIENSQFNKTSDVNFNGMITQLVQNYEDFISFKKVEVNMIEKGQFIADFNQDLADILLSNLLKNAVKYNHQEGSLNIIVENNRITFQNSGASVPLDKTRIFNRFYKQGSDHTSTGLGLSIIKTIIKQYPGWDINYEYGDQMHYFILTKNNVS encoded by the coding sequence ATGAAAAGCTCATTAAAATACTACACCATAAAATACCTGATCATGATCCTGCTGCTGATTATAGCGGTGTGGGCAGGTCTCTTTTATGCCTACATCCTGGATGAAGTGCATGATAACGTAGATGATGGTTTGAGGGACAGAAAGATACAGATTATTAAGGCTGTTTATCTTAATCCTCAGCTTTTGAACAATAATGAGTTTGGATTTAACGAATTTAAAATCAATCCCATTAAAGCTGAAGAGTATCAAAACAAAAGCAGGCTTTACAACAAGATGTACTACATGGAGTATGATGATAAAGACCAGCCATACAGGGTTCTTGAGGCAGACTTTATTGATCAGTTCAAAAAGCAGCAGAGACTTGTCATAAGAACTTCTACCGTAGAAGAAGATGAGCTGATCTACGATCTTACAACTGCTTTAATTGTGCTTTATATCCTTTTGGTGATAAGTATTGTAGCTGTCAATGGATATCTTTTGAATAAGGCAATGCGGCCTTTTTACCGGATTTTGGATAAGCTTAAAAAATATCAGTTCGGAATTCCGTTTTCTCAGGAAAAGCAAACGTATAAAATCACTGAGTTTGAAGAATTGAATGTGGAAATCAATGAAATGATTGAGCGTAATGAACTTGTTTTCTACCAGCAGAAACAGTTTATTGAAAATGCATCCCATGAGCTTCAGACTCCTTTGGCGATCGTCATTAATAAGATTGATCTCATGATTCAGAATGATGATCTTGATAAAAAGAACCTGACTTTTCTTACTGAAGTAAAGAATGACCTGAGAAGAATGGTAGGCTTAAATAAATCTTTATTAATGCTTTCTAAAATTGAGAACAGCCAGTTTAATAAAACATCAGATGTCAATTTTAACGGGATGATCACTCAATTGGTTCAGAATTATGAAGATTTCATTTCTTTTAAAAAAGTAGAGGTCAATATGATTGAGAAAGGACAGTTTATAGCAGATTTTAATCAGGATCTGGCAGATATTCTCTTGTCTAATCTTCTTAAAAATGCAGTTAAATATAACCATCAGGAAGGGAGTTTAAATATCATTGTTGAAAATAACCGGATAACTTTCCAAAACAGCGGAGCATCTGTACCTTTGGATAAAACCAGAATTTTCAACCGTTTCTATAAACAGGGATCAGACCATACATCCACCGGATTGGGGTTGTCCATCATTAAAACTATTATCAAACAATACCCCGGTTGGGATATCAATTACGAATACGGAGATCAGATGCATTATTTTATCCTGACAAAGAATAACGTCAGTTAA
- the trpS gene encoding tryptophan--tRNA ligase, giving the protein MSRILTGIQATGTPHLGNLLGAIIPAIELSKQEGNESFLFIANLHTLTQIKDAQTLRQNTYEIAAAWLACGLDTEKTYFYRQSDIAETCELSWHLSCFFPYQRLTLAHSFKDKADRLQDVNAGLFTYPILMAADILLYDAEIVPVGKDQLQHLEFARDVASRFNNQMGEILVLPQSELQEDTKYVPGTDGQKMSKSRGNIINIFLPEKELKKQVMSIESDSKSLEEPKDPETDKTFQIYQLVATPEQTEELRAKYLAGNFGYGHAKKELLDLILVRFEKERETFAYYMNNLDELEAKLQQGAEKTRPIALETLKRVRTSLGF; this is encoded by the coding sequence ATGTCAAGAATTCTTACCGGCATTCAAGCCACCGGAACACCCCATCTTGGAAACCTATTGGGGGCTATTATTCCTGCTATTGAACTATCCAAGCAGGAAGGAAATGAATCATTTTTATTTATTGCGAATCTTCATACGCTTACGCAGATTAAAGATGCGCAGACTTTAAGACAAAATACCTACGAGATTGCTGCGGCTTGGCTTGCTTGTGGATTAGATACTGAAAAAACATATTTCTACAGACAAAGTGATATCGCTGAAACCTGTGAACTTTCTTGGCATTTATCATGTTTTTTTCCTTATCAAAGATTAACACTGGCTCATTCATTTAAGGATAAGGCAGACAGGCTGCAGGATGTGAATGCTGGACTGTTTACTTACCCTATTTTGATGGCAGCTGATATTTTACTGTATGATGCTGAAATTGTACCTGTAGGAAAGGATCAGCTTCAGCACCTGGAATTTGCAAGAGATGTAGCTTCAAGGTTCAACAACCAGATGGGTGAAATTCTTGTATTGCCACAATCTGAACTTCAGGAAGACACAAAGTATGTCCCTGGAACAGACGGCCAGAAAATGTCAAAATCAAGAGGAAATATCATCAATATTTTCTTACCTGAAAAGGAACTGAAAAAACAGGTAATGAGTATTGAATCAGATTCGAAATCTTTAGAAGAACCTAAAGATCCTGAAACCGATAAAACATTCCAGATTTATCAGCTTGTTGCTACACCTGAACAGACTGAGGAATTAAGAGCTAAGTATCTTGCTGGAAACTTCGGTTACGGACACGCTAAGAAAGAATTGCTTGATCTTATCCTGGTACGTTTTGAAAAGGAAAGAGAAACGTTTGCTTATTACATGAACAATCTTGATGAGCTTGAAGCAAAACTTCAGCAGGGTGCTGAGAAAACCAGACCTATTGCGCTGGAAACTCTTAAAAGAGTAAGAACAAGCTTAGGATTTTAA
- a CDS encoding response regulator transcription factor, which translates to MKILIVEDEPELKDTVQKFLEAEHFIVEYAENFSNGLDKIISYEYDCILLDIMLPDGNGIDLLKEIKKMHKKDPVIILSAKDSVDDKVAGLEIGADDYLAKPFHLAELMARIKSVIRRKNQDGENIIRYKNISIDPENRTVKVGDEELVLNRKEYDLLYYFVIHPGKTLQKTTLAEAIWGDYIDQADSLDFIYSQIKNLRKKLKNLNAEADFQAVYGIGYKFI; encoded by the coding sequence ATGAAGATTTTAATAGTAGAAGATGAACCCGAACTGAAAGATACAGTACAGAAATTTCTGGAAGCAGAACATTTCATTGTAGAGTATGCAGAAAATTTCAGCAACGGGCTGGACAAAATTATTTCTTACGAATACGACTGTATTTTGCTCGATATTATGCTGCCGGACGGAAACGGAATAGATCTGCTGAAAGAGATCAAAAAAATGCACAAGAAAGATCCTGTGATTATCCTTTCTGCCAAAGATTCTGTAGATGATAAGGTGGCCGGCCTGGAAATAGGGGCTGATGATTATCTTGCTAAACCTTTTCATCTTGCTGAGCTGATGGCGAGGATCAAATCTGTGATCAGAAGAAAAAATCAGGATGGTGAAAATATCATCCGTTACAAAAATATAAGTATTGATCCGGAAAACAGAACGGTAAAAGTTGGGGATGAAGAGCTCGTGCTTAACCGTAAAGAATATGATCTTCTGTATTATTTTGTAATTCATCCGGGAAAAACGTTACAAAAGACAACATTGGCAGAAGCGATCTGGGGAGATTATATCGATCAGGCAGACAGTCTGGATTTTATTTATTCTCAGATTAAAAACCTTCGTAAAAAATTAAAAAACCTCAATGCAGAAGCTGATTTTCAAGCTGTATACGGAATAGGATATAAATTCATCTGA
- a CDS encoding DUF2683 family protein, with protein MESIIVHPKNAMELSALKSVLKEMGIKFEKAHVKSSYNGQKVVKKASDNKNVKPAAKPSKPKGQ; from the coding sequence ATGGAATCTATTATAGTACATCCAAAAAATGCAATGGAGCTGAGTGCACTGAAAAGCGTACTGAAAGAAATGGGAATTAAATTTGAAAAAGCCCATGTTAAAAGTTCGTATAACGGGCAGAAAGTAGTCAAGAAAGCAAGCGACAACAAAAATGTAAAGCCGGCTGCAAAGCCTTCAAAACCTAAAGGACAGTAA
- a CDS encoding RNA polymerase sigma factor: MKSKSDSLLISLYQKGDEGALSTLIHRHQRELFTFIFYKINDEDLANDIFQDTFMKIIVMLKEGRYNEEGKFILWAKRISHNLIIDHFRSKAKNIKVSETTFETDEYSIFDLIREPSENIEDQLVTNQIQEDLLRMLQFLPLNQQEVIKLRFFDGLSFKEIADHTDMSINTTLGRVRYALINLRKIMDENNIILTR; the protein is encoded by the coding sequence ATGAAATCAAAATCGGATAGTTTACTAATTTCCCTTTACCAGAAAGGAGACGAGGGCGCATTGTCTACCCTTATTCACCGACATCAGAGAGAACTTTTTACATTCATTTTTTACAAAATTAATGATGAAGATTTAGCCAATGATATTTTTCAGGATACATTCATGAAGATTATTGTAATGCTGAAAGAAGGACGCTATAACGAAGAAGGTAAATTTATTCTTTGGGCGAAAAGAATTTCCCATAATTTAATCATCGATCATTTCAGGTCAAAAGCCAAGAATATCAAAGTTTCGGAAACTACTTTTGAAACAGATGAATACTCTATTTTTGATTTGATCAGAGAACCTTCTGAAAACATTGAAGATCAGCTTGTAACGAATCAGATTCAGGAGGATCTGTTGAGAATGTTACAGTTTTTGCCATTGAACCAGCAGGAGGTCATCAAACTGAGATTTTTTGATGGTTTGAGTTTTAAAGAAATTGCAGATCATACAGATATGAGCATTAATACAACCTTAGGCAGAGTAAGATATGCACTCATCAACCTGAGAAAAATCATGGATGAAAACAATATAATCTTAACCAGATAA
- a CDS encoding PepSY-like domain-containing protein: MKNVKKITGVLMIVFLLMGGYISAQDRAINANQLPKTAKVFLSAHFKGIPVSSAIEDREIYGVDEYKVYLTNGMKMEFDSNGNWKEVDGKHQKVPYGFIPASIRNYSTKNFPNTYITKVEKKRWSYKAELSNGLELEFDRNGNFKKIDD, translated from the coding sequence ATGAAAAATGTAAAGAAAATCACCGGAGTATTAATGATTGTGTTTTTATTGATGGGAGGATATATTTCTGCTCAGGATAGAGCAATTAATGCGAATCAGCTGCCGAAAACGGCCAAAGTTTTTCTTTCTGCCCATTTTAAAGGAATACCGGTAAGCTCAGCAATAGAAGATAGAGAAATCTACGGTGTAGACGAATACAAAGTATATCTTACTAATGGAATGAAAATGGAGTTTGACAGCAATGGAAACTGGAAGGAAGTAGACGGAAAGCATCAGAAAGTTCCCTATGGTTTTATCCCTGCATCCATCAGAAATTACAGCACTAAAAATTTCCCCAATACGTATATCACGAAAGTGGAAAAGAAAAGATGGTCTTACAAAGCAGAACTTTCTAACGGATTAGAACTTGAGTTCGACAGAAACGGGAATTTTAAAAAGATTGATGATTAA
- a CDS encoding TraR/DksA family transcriptional regulator — MSDERVRYSDADLQEFKAIIKEKIEKAEKDLQLIRESFINDQNNGTDDTSPTFKAFEEGAETLSKEQNSILAGRQEKFVRDLKNALIRIENKTYGVCRVTGKLIPKERLLAVPHATLSIEAKNMQK; from the coding sequence ATGTCAGACGAAAGAGTAAGATACAGCGATGCTGATTTACAGGAATTTAAAGCGATCATTAAAGAAAAAATAGAAAAAGCAGAAAAAGATCTTCAGCTTATCAGAGAGAGTTTCATCAACGACCAGAATAACGGAACAGATGACACCTCTCCTACCTTCAAGGCTTTTGAAGAAGGAGCAGAAACATTAAGCAAAGAGCAGAACTCTATTTTGGCAGGAAGACAGGAAAAATTCGTGCGTGACCTTAAAAATGCTTTGATCAGAATCGAGAATAAAACGTATGGTGTGTGCAGAGTAACAGGGAAACTGATTCCTAAGGAAAGACTTTTAGCCGTTCCTCACGCCACGCTGAGCATCGAAGCGAAAAATATGCAAAAATAA
- a CDS encoding DUF6576 domain-containing protein yields MSELLILGFIIALILLFFNREWIKNRFFPDQQKNYTIDDKFNSDKRDREKEIDRLLSKMGKNGVNDLSEKDRKRLDELSKL; encoded by the coding sequence ATGAGCGAGTTACTAATTTTAGGATTTATCATCGCATTAATCCTGCTGTTTTTTAACAGAGAATGGATCAAAAACAGATTCTTCCCTGATCAGCAGAAAAATTATACCATTGATGATAAATTCAATTCTGATAAACGTGACCGGGAGAAAGAGATTGACAGACTTTTGAGTAAGATGGGCAAAAACGGAGTAAATGATCTGTCCGAAAAAGACAGAAAAAGGCTTGATGAGCTGTCCAAACTGTAA